From Pseudomonas poae, the proteins below share one genomic window:
- a CDS encoding CDP-6-deoxy-delta-3,4-glucoseen reductase gives MRVTLQPSGAVLELVPGERILEGARRLGYECPQACRNGVCHVCAALLVEGRVQQAGEVRDHGEFYTCIAEPLEDCIVLWDGVLAPGELPLRKLSCQLSECVEVGGDVWRVRLRAPAGKAVRYHAGQYLMIERENGEKSAFSLASAPHAGRELELHVLAREDSARSLLEQLQRNQMARVELPFGDTHLAELPDGPLVLIAAGTGMAQMHSLIEHCRATGFKHPVHLYWGVRRPEDFYDIEHWDQWLQLPNLFLHKVVSDLCGWEGRCGLLHEAVCEDIADLKTVHVYASGSPAMIYGTLDALVDAGMDAHQMRADVFAYAPRP, from the coding sequence ATGCGTGTAACCCTGCAACCTTCCGGCGCCGTATTGGAGCTGGTCCCTGGCGAGCGAATCCTCGAAGGCGCACGCCGCCTGGGCTACGAGTGCCCTCAGGCATGTCGCAATGGCGTGTGCCATGTGTGTGCTGCATTGCTGGTGGAAGGCCGGGTGCAGCAGGCCGGTGAGGTGCGCGACCACGGTGAGTTCTACACCTGCATCGCCGAGCCGCTGGAAGATTGCATTGTGTTGTGGGATGGCGTGCTGGCGCCGGGAGAGTTGCCGTTGCGCAAGTTGTCGTGCCAATTGAGTGAATGCGTGGAAGTCGGTGGCGATGTGTGGCGCGTACGCCTGCGGGCTCCGGCCGGCAAGGCGGTGCGCTACCACGCCGGGCAATACCTGATGATCGAACGGGAAAACGGCGAGAAGTCCGCATTTTCCCTGGCCTCGGCACCCCACGCCGGGCGCGAGCTGGAATTGCATGTGCTGGCCCGCGAGGACAGTGCGCGCAGCCTGCTGGAGCAACTGCAGCGCAACCAGATGGCGCGTGTGGAACTGCCGTTCGGCGACACCCACCTGGCCGAGCTGCCGGACGGCCCGCTGGTGTTGATCGCCGCCGGCACTGGTATGGCGCAGATGCACAGCCTGATCGAACACTGCCGTGCGACCGGCTTCAAGCACCCGGTGCATCTGTACTGGGGCGTGCGTCGCCCGGAAGACTTCTACGACATCGAACACTGGGACCAATGGCTGCAATTGCCCAACCTGTTCCTGCACAAAGTGGTCAGCGATCTGTGCGGCTGGGAAGGGCGTTGCGGGTTGCTCCATGAAGCCGTGTGCGAAGACATCGCCGACCTCAAGACGGTGCACGTCTACGCCAGCGGCTCACCGGCGATGATCTACGGCACCCTGGATGCACTGGTGGACGCTGGCATGGACGCGCACCAGATGCGCGCCGACGTGTTCGCCTACGCGCCACGGCCCTGA
- a CDS encoding TonB-dependent receptor translates to MGSYKKHALYTAILSANLLTAVSFNPVLAAETSAVDAPKLDTVIVTGTRAQERTASASLSPIDVISGDSLRSTGSDELGAVLARLIPSINFPRPSLVDGAELVRPAQLRGLSPDQVLVLVNGKRRHTSAFVNLGGAVGRGSAPADLNAIPLSAVDHIEVLRDGASARYGSDAIAGVINVILKHADHGGSISTKFGEYKKGDGIQRNVSGNTGLALGDNGFINLSAEGADNDYTNRAGKDFRPASVGSTTYGQQVFRQGEPATNEGKLAFNSEYAFSDGLEFYTFGGYSKRRGETAAFYRASNASNNIAALNPNGYLPLIKGNLEDTSLVVGLRGLLAYDWHYDLSANYGKNQYALSTETINTSLGLATPRKFDNGTLSNDQKQVSLDLSREFDVGWLPYPVSVAFGGEYLHQGYEIEAGEPASYFQTGSSGLGGFRDADAGSSSRHNWAQYLDLETNFTEKLSASAAVRHEDYSDFGSNVSGSLSARYDFTPQVALRGSISNGFRAPSLAQQNFAFTSSQLIGSDIREAGTFPASSQVARLLGADDLKAEKSRNYSLGLVLEPADDLTVTVDVYRIDIRDRISLSSNLNLDPATQAYLRANGVGNINYTTARYFTNATDTSTDGVDFVANYRYQFDNGIRWSSTVGYNYNHTKVTDVKPNPAILDSLGANLVRVDRREKSGLLGDTTPEHKLTLGNDFTFGNWALHSNLVRYGEFTSYQADKANDQTFKAAWVLDLSADYKLKNWTFTLGGDNVTDKYPEKVNAFASSGGNLAYSTFSPYGYSGAFYYGKVAYNW, encoded by the coding sequence ATGGGGAGCTACAAGAAACACGCGCTGTACACAGCGATTTTGTCGGCCAATTTGCTGACCGCCGTGAGCTTTAATCCCGTCCTGGCGGCCGAAACGTCCGCCGTCGATGCACCTAAACTCGACACTGTGATCGTCACCGGCACCCGCGCCCAGGAGCGTACGGCCAGCGCGTCGCTGTCACCCATCGACGTGATTTCCGGCGACAGCCTGCGCAGCACCGGCTCCGATGAGCTGGGGGCAGTGCTGGCTCGGCTGATTCCGTCGATCAACTTCCCGCGCCCAAGCCTGGTGGACGGTGCCGAGTTGGTGCGCCCTGCGCAGTTGCGCGGCCTGTCGCCGGATCAGGTACTGGTGCTGGTCAATGGCAAGCGCCGTCACACCAGTGCCTTCGTCAATCTCGGCGGGGCGGTGGGCCGTGGCTCGGCACCGGCGGACCTGAATGCAATCCCGCTGTCGGCGGTGGACCATATCGAAGTGCTGCGCGACGGCGCTTCCGCGCGCTACGGCTCGGATGCGATTGCTGGCGTGATCAACGTCATCCTCAAGCACGCCGACCATGGCGGCTCGATCTCGACCAAGTTCGGCGAATACAAGAAGGGCGATGGCATCCAGCGCAACGTCAGTGGCAACACCGGCCTGGCCTTGGGCGACAACGGTTTTATCAACCTGTCGGCCGAAGGCGCCGACAACGATTACACCAACCGCGCCGGTAAAGATTTCCGACCCGCCAGCGTAGGTTCCACCACCTACGGCCAGCAGGTGTTTCGCCAGGGCGAGCCGGCGACTAACGAGGGCAAGCTGGCGTTCAACTCCGAATACGCCTTCAGCGATGGGTTGGAGTTCTACACCTTTGGCGGCTATAGCAAGCGACGCGGCGAGACGGCAGCGTTCTACCGTGCGAGTAACGCGAGCAACAACATCGCGGCGCTCAACCCCAATGGCTACTTGCCGCTGATCAAAGGCAACCTCGAAGACACCTCGTTGGTGGTAGGCCTGCGCGGTTTATTGGCCTACGACTGGCATTACGACCTGTCGGCCAACTACGGCAAAAACCAGTACGCGCTGAGCACCGAAACCATCAACACCTCGCTTGGCCTGGCCACGCCGCGCAAGTTCGACAACGGCACCCTGAGCAATGACCAGAAGCAAGTCAGCCTGGACCTGTCCCGTGAGTTCGACGTGGGTTGGCTGCCTTACCCGGTTTCGGTGGCGTTTGGCGGTGAATACCTGCACCAGGGCTATGAAATCGAAGCCGGGGAGCCGGCCTCCTATTTCCAGACCGGCAGTTCCGGCCTCGGTGGCTTCCGTGATGCCGACGCCGGCAGCAGCTCGCGTCACAACTGGGCGCAGTACCTGGACCTGGAAACCAACTTCACCGAAAAACTCAGCGCTTCGGCCGCCGTGCGGCATGAGGACTACAGTGATTTTGGCTCCAACGTCAGCGGCTCGCTGTCGGCCCGCTACGACTTCACCCCACAGGTGGCCTTGCGCGGCAGCATTTCCAATGGCTTTCGCGCACCGTCCCTGGCCCAGCAGAACTTTGCGTTTACCTCGTCACAGTTGATTGGCAGCGACATTCGCGAGGCCGGCACTTTCCCAGCCTCAAGCCAGGTCGCCCGCTTGCTCGGCGCGGACGACCTGAAGGCCGAGAAGTCGCGTAACTACAGCCTCGGCCTGGTACTGGAGCCCGCCGATGACTTGACCGTGACGGTGGACGTGTACCGCATCGACATTCGCGACCGTATCAGCCTGTCGTCCAACCTCAACCTGGACCCGGCAACCCAGGCCTATCTGCGTGCCAACGGTGTGGGCAATATCAATTACACCACTGCCCGCTACTTCACCAACGCCACTGACACCAGCACCGACGGCGTCGACTTCGTGGCCAACTATCGCTACCAGTTCGATAACGGCATCCGCTGGAGCAGCACGGTGGGCTACAACTACAACCACACCAAGGTGACGGATGTGAAGCCCAACCCGGCCATTCTCGACAGCCTGGGGGCAAACCTGGTGCGGGTGGACCGTCGTGAAAAAAGCGGCTTGCTGGGGGATACCACGCCTGAACACAAGTTGACCCTGGGTAACGACTTCACATTCGGCAATTGGGCACTGCACAGCAACCTGGTGCGCTATGGTGAATTCACCAGCTATCAGGCGGACAAGGCCAACGACCAGACCTTCAAGGCAGCCTGGGTGCTGGATTTATCGGCGGACTACAAGCTGAAGAACTGGACCTTCACCCTGGGCGGCGACAACGTTACCGATAAATACCCGGAGAAGGTCAACGCCTTTGCCAGCAGTGGTGGCAATTTGGCCTATAGCACTTTTTCGCCGTACGGTTACAGC
- a CDS encoding sn-glycerol-3-phosphate transporter, producing MKKFRLPGLLFLAQATTALAGETAPAEDGKGFWYAQTSVYTRHFAPDPDHNNNQDLIGLERNEASGFVYGGATFRNSFSQRSYYAYAGKRYDMTDYPVYLKLTGGAIQGYRGKYRDKIPLNRFGVAPVIIPSVGAHYGPVAAELVLLGFNAAMVTTGVRF from the coding sequence ATGAAAAAATTTCGACTGCCTGGCCTGTTGTTCCTGGCCCAGGCCACCACCGCACTGGCGGGCGAAACAGCGCCTGCCGAGGATGGCAAAGGCTTCTGGTATGCGCAGACCAGCGTCTACACCCGGCACTTCGCGCCCGACCCGGACCACAACAACAACCAGGACTTGATCGGCCTGGAACGTAATGAGGCATCAGGCTTTGTGTATGGCGGGGCGACGTTTCGCAACTCGTTCAGCCAGCGCTCGTACTACGCCTATGCCGGCAAGCGCTATGACATGACGGACTACCCGGTGTACCTGAAGCTGACAGGCGGGGCGATCCAGGGCTATCGCGGCAAGTACCGCGACAAGATCCCTTTGAACCGCTTCGGCGTGGCGCCAGTGATTATTCCGTCCGTGGGCGCCCACTACGGGCCGGTGGCGGCGGAGCTGGTGTTGCTGGGGTTCAATGCGGCGATGGTGACGACCGGCGTACGCTTCTGA